A genomic region of Tsukamurella pulmonis contains the following coding sequences:
- a CDS encoding type II secretion system F family protein: MGRGCRAAGPDPFEAAAAYDLFAVCLRAGMPTADAARAVAAGAPPAVAEVLTRASELLALGADAATAWRTESADPQVAGLTRMLRRSARAGSSPAAGLADLARTERAQAEDRAVAAGERAGVAVAGPLGLCFLPAFVCLGIVPVVMGLAGKVLGEGLL; this comes from the coding sequence GTGGGCCGCGGTTGCCGCGCCGCGGGGCCGGATCCGTTCGAGGCGGCCGCGGCCTACGACCTGTTCGCCGTGTGCCTGCGTGCGGGCATGCCCACCGCGGACGCCGCGCGGGCGGTCGCCGCCGGTGCGCCGCCCGCGGTGGCCGAGGTACTCACGCGGGCATCGGAACTGCTCGCTCTGGGAGCCGACGCGGCCACCGCCTGGCGGACCGAATCGGCGGACCCGCAGGTCGCCGGGCTCACGCGCATGCTCCGACGGTCCGCCCGTGCCGGCTCATCGCCCGCTGCGGGCCTGGCGGACCTCGCACGCACCGAGCGGGCGCAGGCCGAGGACCGTGCCGTGGCGGCCGGTGAGCGGGCGGGTGTCGCGGTGGCGGGGCCGCTGGGGTTGTGCTTCCTACCGGCGTTCGTGTGCTTGGGCATCGTGCCGGTGGTGATGGGACTCGCGGGCAAGGTGCTCGGGGAGGGGCTGCTCTAG
- a CDS encoding TadE family type IV pilus minor pilin, with translation MEAAFAVASLITVLVLSVGAVVGVTAHVRCVDAAREAARLAARGDDARAARAVAEVGPPGASSSVSRDSDTVTVQVRAPVALLPGLTVSATAVAAAEPGAAP, from the coding sequence GTGGAGGCGGCGTTCGCCGTCGCGAGCCTGATCACGGTGCTGGTGCTGAGCGTGGGTGCCGTGGTGGGGGTGACGGCGCACGTGCGGTGCGTGGACGCTGCGCGCGAGGCGGCGCGGCTCGCCGCTCGCGGTGACGACGCCCGTGCGGCGCGCGCCGTCGCGGAGGTGGGCCCGCCGGGCGCGAGCTCGTCGGTGAGCCGGGACTCCGACACGGTGACGGTGCAGGTCCGGGCTCCGGTGGCGCTGCTGCCCGGGCTCACCGTCTCCGCGACGGCGGTCGCGGCCGCCGAGCCTGGCGCCGCGCCGTGA
- a CDS encoding Rv3654c family TadE-like protein translates to MTAPPRAGRTFRRAGRTFRRGGREDGVATVLAAVMVAAIVVVAVMVIDVGAAVSARHRAQAAADLAALAGAASAIDADEACAAADRLARANTAMLRACGVDGFEVTVRVSVPVSLSVFGSGEAVALARAGPL, encoded by the coding sequence GTGACCGCGCCCCCGCGAGCCGGCCGCACGTTCCGGCGAGCCGGCCGCACGTTCCGGCGAGGCGGGCGGGAGGACGGGGTGGCGACGGTGCTCGCCGCCGTGATGGTCGCCGCGATCGTCGTGGTGGCGGTCATGGTGATCGACGTCGGCGCCGCCGTCTCCGCCCGCCACCGGGCGCAGGCGGCGGCCGACCTCGCCGCCCTCGCCGGGGCGGCGAGCGCCATCGACGCGGACGAGGCGTGCGCGGCCGCGGACCGTCTGGCCCGCGCCAACACCGCGATGCTGCGGGCGTGTGGCGTGGACGGTTTCGAGGTGACGGTCCGCGTGAGCGTCCCGGTCTCCCTGTCGGTCTTCGGTTCCGGCGAGGCAGTCGCCCTCGCGCGTGCGGGTCCGCTGTGA
- a CDS encoding TfoX/Sxy family protein, whose product MAYDEGLADRIRDAFDGETGVVEKRMFGGLAFLVDGHMTIAANSKGEAMVHLDPDVAEELVGPHVTHTVMRGRALRGWLDLDPEATASDTELAQWVRRTVEYARSLPPK is encoded by the coding sequence ATGGCGTACGACGAGGGGCTGGCGGACCGGATCCGCGACGCGTTCGACGGCGAGACGGGCGTCGTGGAGAAGCGGATGTTCGGCGGGCTGGCCTTCCTGGTCGACGGGCACATGACGATCGCCGCCAACAGCAAGGGCGAGGCGATGGTGCACCTCGACCCGGACGTCGCGGAGGAACTCGTGGGACCCCACGTCACGCACACGGTCATGCGCGGGCGTGCGCTGCGCGGTTGGCTGGACCTCGACCCGGAGGCCACGGCCTCGGACACCGAGCTCGCGCAGTGGGTGCGGCGCACCGTCGAGTACGCCCGCTCGCTGCCACCGAAGTGA
- a CDS encoding helix-turn-helix domain-containing protein, producing the protein MRATVNVYGRRVRQARIMRKMTAKALAAELNWPSAARLTRLEKSITSEIGTDELEALTTILRFPPRFFITEPPMRIHASDLLFRAPQSTTKTEQEYLADFASMIGEFLDELHSRWQLPAVKVPMVDPSVPVAEAAGRVRDALGVGRDEPIDYLTHNIEHAGVPIVMRRMFAAATLRDGDAGAAASEKHLGYSTRVGEFKARPLIVVRQSTSWERTRWTLAHELGHLSLHWSGDVTEDKEEQASRFASELLAPLAQVRKEVTATPSLMSLVPVKQKWGISIGALLRHLHTGGVLDDDRFRSLQKQLYQRVNPDTGRTWGRTEPGWNDRVVERPRLLSKWIELGFSVQSPQLLATYDLIFPGDILADFLVGQRPAPTTSSTASSSAPAADTAAGARAGDRGAGDGSADVIDFRRFQQRSRRA; encoded by the coding sequence ATGAGGGCGACGGTGAACGTATACGGACGCCGGGTGCGTCAAGCCCGGATCATGCGGAAGATGACCGCGAAAGCGTTGGCGGCTGAGTTGAATTGGCCGTCAGCTGCGCGGCTCACGCGTTTGGAGAAGTCGATCACGAGCGAGATCGGCACTGATGAGTTGGAGGCGTTGACGACGATTCTGCGGTTCCCTCCGCGGTTTTTCATCACGGAGCCGCCGATGCGGATCCATGCGTCGGACTTGCTGTTTCGGGCTCCGCAGTCGACGACGAAGACCGAGCAGGAGTACCTGGCTGATTTCGCGTCGATGATCGGTGAGTTCCTCGATGAGCTGCATTCGCGGTGGCAGCTGCCAGCGGTGAAGGTCCCGATGGTCGATCCGTCGGTGCCGGTCGCGGAGGCAGCTGGGCGGGTACGTGATGCGCTCGGTGTGGGTCGGGATGAGCCGATCGACTACCTGACCCACAACATCGAGCACGCGGGTGTGCCGATCGTGATGCGGCGGATGTTCGCGGCCGCGACGCTGCGCGACGGCGACGCCGGTGCGGCGGCGTCGGAGAAGCATCTGGGGTATTCGACGAGGGTCGGTGAGTTCAAGGCGCGGCCGTTGATCGTGGTGCGTCAGTCGACGTCGTGGGAGCGGACGCGGTGGACTCTCGCCCATGAGCTGGGGCACTTGAGTTTGCATTGGAGCGGCGATGTTACTGAGGACAAGGAGGAGCAGGCGTCGAGGTTCGCCTCGGAGTTGCTTGCTCCGCTGGCGCAGGTGCGCAAGGAGGTGACGGCGACTCCGTCGCTGATGTCGCTGGTGCCGGTCAAACAGAAGTGGGGAATCTCGATCGGTGCGTTGCTGCGGCATCTGCACACCGGCGGTGTCCTCGACGACGACCGGTTCCGCAGTCTGCAAAAGCAGCTCTACCAGCGGGTCAACCCAGATACCGGGCGGACCTGGGGTCGGACCGAGCCGGGGTGGAACGACCGTGTCGTGGAACGGCCACGGTTGCTGAGCAAGTGGATCGAGCTGGGCTTTTCGGTGCAGTCACCGCAGTTGCTGGCGACCTACGATCTGATCTTCCCCGGCGATATCCTCGCGGACTTCCTGGTCGGGCAACGCCCCGCCCCCACCACGTCGTCCACGGCGTCGTCGTCCGCCCCGGCGGCCGATACGGCTGCGGGTGCGCGGGCAGGGGATCGGGGCGCCGGTGACGGTTCAGCGGATGTGATCGACTTCCGTCGGTTCCAGCAACGCTCCCGGCGAGCCTGA
- a CDS encoding class I SAM-dependent methyltransferase — protein MSTIESWFCRSTPWEAATGRWVLPWALQGVSPRGRVLEIGGGGGAMAAQILTASPGDVEVTVTDFDPVMVAAAADRLQGFGDRAHAQVADATALPFDDGTFDTVVSFIMLHHVVDWERALAEAARVLAPGGTLVGYDLLGSAPARLLHHLEGAPHRFITRGELHPHLASLPLADVTVRENPIITRFRARRGGGR, from the coding sequence ATGTCGACGATCGAATCCTGGTTCTGCCGCAGCACCCCGTGGGAAGCGGCGACCGGCCGGTGGGTGCTGCCATGGGCGCTGCAGGGCGTCAGCCCCCGCGGGCGGGTCCTCGAGATCGGCGGCGGGGGCGGTGCGATGGCCGCACAGATCCTCACCGCCAGCCCCGGCGACGTGGAGGTGACGGTCACCGACTTCGACCCGGTGATGGTCGCCGCCGCCGCTGACCGGCTCCAGGGCTTCGGCGATCGTGCCCACGCCCAGGTCGCCGACGCCACCGCCCTGCCGTTCGACGACGGCACCTTCGACACCGTCGTCTCGTTCATCATGTTGCACCACGTCGTCGACTGGGAACGCGCACTCGCCGAGGCCGCCCGGGTGCTCGCGCCCGGCGGAACGCTGGTCGGCTACGACCTGCTCGGCAGCGCCCCGGCGCGGCTGCTGCACCACCTCGAAGGCGCACCGCACCGGTTCATCACCCGCGGCGAACTCCACCCGCACCTGGCGTCCCTGCCGCTGGCCGACGTCACCGTCCGCGAGAACCCGATCATCACGCGGTTCCGTGCCCGCCGCGGCGGTGGCCGATGA
- a CDS encoding tetratricopeptide repeat protein: protein MGWEDELDAVWRTAAEDPETLVARIERVVSAPEVPAAIREFEIGGAYDSSGRPDEAVARYRRAVAAGLDDHRARQATIQLASSLRRRYPPRRATPHPVHAGATHARRAERTPRR from the coding sequence ATGGGCTGGGAGGACGAACTCGACGCGGTGTGGCGCACCGCTGCGGAGGATCCGGAGACCCTGGTGGCCCGGATCGAGCGGGTCGTCAGCGCGCCCGAAGTGCCGGCGGCGATCCGCGAGTTCGAGATCGGCGGTGCGTACGACTCGTCGGGCAGGCCCGACGAGGCCGTCGCCCGGTACCGGCGCGCAGTGGCGGCCGGCCTCGACGATCACCGCGCCCGGCAGGCGACCATCCAGCTCGCGAGCTCCCTGCGCAGGCGGTACCCGCCTCGCCGCGCCACCCCGCATCCGGTGCATGCCGGCGCCACGCATGCTCGACGGGCCGAGCGAACTCCTCGCCGCTGA
- a CDS encoding DUF4244 domain-containing protein has protein sequence MWIRLRCRMTELMMEDEGMSTVEYAIGTIAAAAFGAVLYGVVTGDNIISGLTDIIGKALGTSTG, from the coding sequence ATGTGGATCCGACTGCGGTGCAGGATGACCGAGCTGATGATGGAGGACGAGGGCATGTCCACCGTGGAGTACGCGATCGGCACGATCGCGGCCGCCGCCTTCGGCGCGGTGCTCTACGGGGTCGTCACCGGCGACAACATCATCAGCGGGCTGACCGACATCATCGGCAAGGCGTTGGGCACCTCCACCGGCTAG
- a CDS encoding DUF6262 family protein, producing the protein MTANDASLAALAESAEIRSEASRRRIDKALKAMRRNGEAINVQAVARRAGLARTTVYRHKDLLGQIHRQRRTATAVPSDHAASGQGTAASDAGVDPSRGVAAALHLRIRQKDATIAELTGQVKALEATIARLHGVIDDLSPD; encoded by the coding sequence GTGACGGCCAACGACGCCTCCCTCGCTGCGCTCGCCGAGAGCGCGGAGATCCGGTCCGAGGCGTCGCGACGCAGAATCGACAAGGCGCTCAAGGCGATGCGACGCAACGGGGAAGCCATCAACGTCCAGGCCGTGGCCCGGCGGGCCGGGCTGGCCCGCACCACCGTCTACCGGCACAAGGATCTGCTCGGACAGATCCACCGCCAGCGCCGCACCGCAACCGCCGTGCCTTCTGATCACGCCGCCTCCGGGCAGGGCACTGCCGCATCCGATGCTGGGGTGGATCCATCGCGCGGAGTCGCCGCGGCGCTGCATCTGCGGATCCGGCAGAAGGACGCCACGATCGCGGAACTGACCGGTCAAGTCAAGGCCCTCGAAGCGACGATCGCCCGGCTGCACGGCGTCATCGACGACCTGTCCCCGGACTGA
- a CDS encoding type II secretion system F family protein, which translates to MSVSIVLLAAAALVWPGGPAAARLRAVHSSTATPVVLRWGWLAVAIPLGALLIGPGQALAAALAAGTVRELRARGRAQKQRATRLSAILAGVDAMVAELSVGAHPAAACITAGRDAEDAHVRTVFAEMAGRAELGGDVAAGLRAHADESAAWARIAAAWDTGTRHGIGMGELLASVREDLRARERYERRAHSSLAGARATAQVLAALPVLGVAMGQLIGADPLGTLIGTGAGGALLVVGTCLTCAGLLWSHAIAAGAAGPGAAPKDGARA; encoded by the coding sequence ATGAGCGTCTCGATCGTGCTGCTCGCCGCGGCGGCCCTCGTCTGGCCCGGCGGCCCTGCGGCCGCCCGCCTGCGCGCCGTGCATTCGAGCACCGCCACGCCCGTGGTGCTGCGCTGGGGCTGGCTCGCGGTGGCGATTCCGCTCGGCGCGCTGCTGATCGGGCCGGGGCAGGCGCTCGCCGCGGCGCTCGCCGCCGGCACTGTGCGCGAGCTGCGGGCGCGCGGCCGGGCGCAGAAACAGCGGGCGACTCGGCTCTCCGCGATCCTCGCCGGCGTGGACGCGATGGTCGCCGAGCTCTCCGTCGGAGCGCATCCGGCCGCCGCCTGCATCACCGCCGGTCGTGACGCCGAGGACGCCCACGTGCGCACCGTCTTCGCCGAGATGGCGGGTCGCGCGGAGCTCGGCGGCGACGTCGCGGCCGGCCTTCGCGCCCACGCGGACGAGAGCGCCGCGTGGGCCCGGATCGCGGCTGCCTGGGACACCGGGACTCGGCACGGCATCGGGATGGGCGAGTTGCTGGCCTCCGTCCGCGAGGACCTCCGCGCGCGCGAGCGGTACGAGCGGCGCGCGCATTCGTCGCTGGCGGGTGCCCGTGCGACCGCCCAGGTCCTCGCTGCGCTGCCCGTGCTGGGGGTGGCGATGGGGCAGCTCATCGGCGCCGATCCGCTCGGCACCCTGATCGGCACCGGCGCGGGTGGCGCGCTGCTGGTCGTCGGAACGTGCCTGACCTGCGCCGGGCTGTTGTGGTCCCACGCGATCGCGGCCGGCGCCGCGGGCCCGGGCGCCGCCCCGAAGGACGGAGCCCGGGCGTGA
- a CDS encoding LCP family protein → MEHRSGLSPAVEDVDDGVGNTARPVSGPRFGRAHAVVALLSIVTLAVTGAGWWMLGTAIGGFSLSSAIERAGGQRSSDGGENILLMGLDSRKDRNGQQLPAAVLSQLHAGDGSQGGYNTNTLIVVHLSADKSKAAAVSIPRDDYVPVTGIADNDHVKIKEAYGLAKAQAEASARADGVTDLAQLENMGREAGRTATIKTVEAFLQIPIDRFAEVSLVGFYDVAKALGGVTVCLNSAVRDSYSGARFPAGVQHLNATQALAFVRQRHGLDNGDLDRTHRQQAFLASVMHELQQDGTLSKAGTVQRLLAATKQDVVLSSGWDLVAFAQQMSDFRLGGLRFTTLPVRAYSTIDGQAVNLVDTAAVRAAVRQAFEFQTPAPATVGSRNTGSRAVPLGKPGVTGSAGRASVQVAADAPAPDTGTGVGAGGVPCVN, encoded by the coding sequence ATGGAACACCGATCTGGGCTCTCCCCCGCCGTCGAAGACGTCGACGACGGGGTTGGGAACACCGCCCGCCCGGTGTCGGGGCCGCGGTTCGGGAGGGCGCACGCTGTTGTGGCGCTGTTGTCGATCGTCACGCTCGCCGTCACCGGGGCCGGATGGTGGATGCTCGGCACGGCGATCGGCGGATTCTCGTTGTCCTCGGCGATCGAGCGGGCCGGCGGCCAGCGTTCCAGCGATGGTGGCGAGAACATCCTGCTGATGGGCCTCGATAGTCGTAAAGATCGCAACGGGCAGCAGCTTCCCGCCGCGGTCCTGTCGCAGTTGCACGCGGGCGACGGCAGCCAGGGCGGTTACAACACGAACACGCTGATCGTGGTGCACCTGTCGGCGGACAAGTCGAAGGCAGCCGCTGTGTCGATTCCGCGTGACGATTACGTGCCAGTCACCGGCATCGCTGACAACGACCACGTCAAGATCAAGGAAGCTTACGGGCTGGCGAAGGCGCAGGCAGAGGCGTCGGCGCGAGCCGACGGAGTCACCGATCTCGCACAGCTCGAGAACATGGGTCGCGAGGCCGGGCGGACGGCCACCATCAAGACGGTGGAGGCCTTCCTCCAGATCCCCATCGACAGGTTCGCCGAGGTCTCGCTGGTAGGCTTTTACGACGTGGCCAAGGCGCTGGGCGGCGTCACGGTATGCCTGAACAGTGCGGTCCGAGACTCCTACTCTGGCGCTCGGTTCCCCGCGGGTGTACAGCACCTCAATGCTACGCAGGCGTTGGCGTTCGTGCGGCAGCGCCACGGGCTCGACAACGGCGACCTGGACCGGACCCACCGGCAGCAAGCTTTCCTGGCGTCAGTCATGCACGAGCTGCAACAGGACGGAACGCTGTCGAAGGCGGGCACCGTGCAGCGGTTGCTCGCCGCGACGAAGCAGGACGTGGTGCTCTCGTCAGGGTGGGATCTGGTGGCGTTCGCGCAGCAGATGAGCGATTTCCGCCTCGGCGGACTGCGCTTCACCACCCTCCCTGTGAGGGCCTACTCGACGATCGACGGGCAGGCAGTGAACCTGGTGGACACTGCCGCCGTGCGGGCCGCGGTGCGGCAGGCCTTCGAGTTCCAGACACCAGCACCGGCGACAGTGGGCAGCCGCAACACCGGTTCGCGGGCCGTGCCGCTGGGGAAACCGGGTGTGACCGGCTCAGCGGGACGGGCGTCAGTGCAGGTAGCCGCCGACGCGCCCGCCCCGGATACCGGAACCGGTGTCGGGGCCGGTGGTGTGCCCTGCGTCAATTGA
- a CDS encoding cadmium resistance transporter, translating into MMLSSVLQAIGLFVATNIDDIIVISLFFARGAGQRGTTVKITAGQYLGFAGILAVAVLIALGAGAFLPVSAIPYFGLVPLLLGLRAAWSAWRSRDDDDDGDGTGAGSGSRIGVLGVAGVTFANGGDNIGVYVPVFVSISGQAMIAYCVVFLILVGALVFVARFVATRRQVAEILERWESVLFPLVLIGLGVVILVSGGAFGL; encoded by the coding sequence GTGATGCTGTCATCCGTTCTACAAGCCATCGGCCTGTTCGTGGCCACCAATATCGACGACATCATCGTGATCTCGCTGTTCTTCGCCCGCGGCGCCGGCCAGCGCGGCACCACCGTCAAGATCACCGCGGGCCAATACCTGGGATTCGCGGGCATCCTGGCCGTGGCCGTGCTCATCGCCCTCGGCGCCGGCGCGTTCTTGCCGGTGTCCGCGATTCCGTACTTCGGTCTGGTCCCGCTGCTGCTCGGACTGCGGGCGGCGTGGTCGGCCTGGCGGAGCCGCGACGACGATGACGACGGCGACGGAACCGGGGCGGGCAGCGGCAGCCGGATCGGTGTCCTCGGCGTCGCGGGCGTGACCTTCGCCAACGGCGGCGACAACATCGGCGTCTACGTGCCGGTGTTCGTCAGCATCAGCGGCCAAGCGATGATCGCCTACTGCGTGGTGTTCCTCATCCTCGTCGGTGCCCTGGTCTTCGTCGCCCGGTTCGTCGCCACCCGCCGCCAGGTCGCCGAGATCCTCGAGCGGTGGGAAAGCGTGCTGTTCCCGCTGGTCCTGATCGGCCTCGGCGTCGTCATCCTGGTCTCCGGCGGCGCGTTCGGCCTATGA
- a CDS encoding adenylate/guanylate cyclase domain-containing protein, with amino-acid sequence MITPPPHGHHHGDRADELAGLDRCEVAVAFVDLAGYSVLTEMCGDQEAAELAIRLAAQARRALQPGTRLVKTIGDAVMLTADTPEAMLATITALADAAAGQDGFLALRAGIHYGSAVGRDGDLFGHAVNVAARITALAGAGHAVITDPILPATTGAGLTATAIGERNLRNISTPIQLHTLDLAAPPHPADPVCGVRVDPATAPAHRITAGGQRWWFCSTDCADRFDPTLAGGPR; translated from the coding sequence ATGATCACGCCGCCGCCGCACGGGCATCATCACGGTGACCGGGCCGACGAGCTCGCCGGGCTCGATCGGTGTGAGGTGGCGGTGGCGTTCGTCGACCTCGCCGGATACAGCGTCCTGACCGAGATGTGCGGCGACCAGGAAGCCGCGGAACTGGCCATCCGGTTGGCCGCTCAGGCCCGCCGGGCGCTGCAGCCGGGCACCCGGCTGGTCAAGACCATCGGTGATGCGGTGATGCTCACCGCCGACACCCCCGAGGCGATGCTCGCCACGATCACCGCCCTCGCCGACGCGGCCGCCGGCCAAGACGGATTCCTCGCCCTGCGCGCCGGGATCCACTACGGCAGTGCGGTCGGCCGCGACGGTGACCTGTTCGGGCACGCCGTCAACGTCGCCGCCCGCATCACCGCCCTCGCCGGCGCCGGCCACGCCGTGATCACCGACCCGATCCTGCCCGCCACCACCGGCGCCGGACTGACCGCCACCGCGATCGGGGAACGCAACCTGCGCAACATCAGCACCCCGATACAGCTCCACACCCTCGACCTCGCGGCACCACCGCACCCGGCCGACCCGGTGTGCGGGGTCCGCGTCGACCCGGCGACCGCGCCAGCGCACCGAATAACCGCCGGCGGCCAGAGGTGGTGGTTCTGCTCGACCGACTGCGCCGACCGGTTCGACCCGACCCTCGCAGGAGGTCCGCGGTGA
- a CDS encoding tyrosine-type recombinase/integrase, whose product MAKVQRVRYPDRPGTFIVVDELDRPIAPAREYLRFLTASAASPNTIRAYAAGLAQWWTVLEHSGHRWDEFPTTLFGQFLTFLRTGDLPGTRRIGPEVLGGSSTATVQLRATAVLSFYRFHADAHHLLGPYEKLFTSHRQWRRRSRYVGFLDGVGPSQPSDHPIYRVRQPNRSATPVLLPREVAAILNACATHDGTRWSGAGPGLRNRLLFAILAETGMRLGEALSLRHHDFHIGGGGTPYVEVAGRQDHPHEVRCKTGPRRIYVGDDLAALYSEYVWALIDDGADLEVPGFSTHFVFVNLTHGTRFAPIRPETVYAAVRSITRRCNHHAPDTATHTDTEPGQRVLQPGWTPHWLRHTHATALLLSGVAPHVVMRRLGHADVQTTLSTYGWVTEDAEMRSIAQWRNYVAGWKGLHDDHP is encoded by the coding sequence GTGGCGAAGGTGCAGCGGGTGCGGTACCCGGACCGGCCGGGCACCTTCATCGTGGTCGACGAGCTGGACCGGCCGATCGCACCGGCCCGCGAGTACCTGCGGTTCCTGACCGCGAGCGCGGCGTCGCCGAACACAATTCGCGCGTACGCAGCAGGGTTAGCGCAGTGGTGGACGGTGCTCGAGCACAGCGGGCACCGGTGGGATGAGTTCCCCACCACCTTGTTCGGGCAGTTCCTGACGTTCCTGCGGACCGGGGATCTGCCCGGAACCCGGCGGATCGGCCCCGAGGTGCTCGGCGGGTCGTCGACGGCGACGGTGCAGCTGCGGGCGACCGCGGTGCTCAGCTTCTACCGGTTCCACGCGGATGCGCATCATCTGCTGGGCCCGTACGAGAAGCTGTTCACCTCGCACAGGCAGTGGCGACGCCGGTCCCGGTACGTCGGGTTCCTCGACGGTGTCGGCCCCAGCCAACCCTCGGATCACCCGATCTACCGGGTACGGCAACCCAACCGGTCCGCCACCCCGGTGCTGCTGCCCCGGGAAGTCGCGGCGATCCTCAACGCGTGCGCCACCCATGACGGCACCCGCTGGTCCGGAGCCGGTCCCGGGTTGCGGAACCGGCTGCTGTTCGCGATCCTCGCCGAGACCGGGATGCGGCTCGGTGAGGCGTTGTCGTTGCGGCATCACGACTTCCACATCGGTGGCGGTGGTACCCCGTATGTGGAGGTCGCCGGTCGCCAGGACCACCCGCACGAGGTGCGATGCAAGACCGGGCCGCGGCGGATCTACGTCGGCGATGATCTCGCCGCCCTGTACTCGGAGTACGTGTGGGCGTTGATCGATGACGGCGCCGACCTGGAAGTGCCTGGTTTCAGTACGCATTTCGTGTTCGTCAATCTCACCCACGGCACACGGTTCGCGCCGATACGGCCGGAAACGGTGTACGCGGCGGTCCGGTCGATCACCCGCCGCTGCAACCACCACGCCCCGGACACAGCCACCCACACCGATACAGAGCCTGGGCAGCGGGTGCTGCAGCCGGGGTGGACGCCGCACTGGCTGCGCCATACCCACGCGACGGCGTTGCTGCTCTCCGGTGTCGCGCCGCATGTGGTGATGCGCAGGCTCGGTCACGCGGATGTGCAGACCACCCTGTCGACGTACGGGTGGGTCACCGAGGACGCCGAGATGCGGTCGATCGCGCAGTGGCGCAACTACGTCGCCGGATGGAAAGGCCTGCACGATGACCACCCCTGA